Proteins from a genomic interval of Sphingobacterium lactis:
- a CDS encoding alpha/beta hydrolase: MKKRTAYKFYLLSVLMTLTFSSCEKEKEIAIGTRQENQRLYDVQYGTGLRREMDVFLHEDRSSDKPFIIFLHGGSWEYGNKLLLSGMQENVLKKGYSSASINYSFVNLTTDYKKLMDDVHASINQIQKNASNWNIRPNQYILVGHSAGAHLSLLYAYNYQRKGEVKGVVSLAGPTDFSDEKLVLEMVKKNHPLIKQIELMAGIGISRLFPLPVPEQFINASPLHNIENPIPTLLIHGTEDKTVDISQSVALSKVLTEKKIANEFIKLESASHMLGLFETEDKYNLTNLLINWVEKNN; encoded by the coding sequence ATGAAAAAGCGTACAGCGTACAAATTTTATTTGCTGTCTGTGCTGATGACCCTCACCTTCAGTTCTTGCGAAAAGGAAAAGGAAATAGCCATCGGTACCAGGCAGGAAAACCAAAGGCTCTATGATGTTCAATACGGCACAGGCCTACGGAGAGAGATGGATGTTTTCCTTCACGAGGACAGATCCAGCGACAAACCATTCATTATTTTCCTGCACGGCGGATCCTGGGAATACGGCAACAAGCTCCTTCTATCGGGGATGCAGGAAAATGTACTCAAAAAGGGGTACTCTTCAGCTTCCATCAATTATTCGTTCGTCAACCTGACAACGGATTACAAAAAACTAATGGATGATGTCCACGCCTCAATTAATCAGATCCAGAAAAACGCATCCAACTGGAACATTCGTCCGAACCAATACATCCTGGTCGGCCATAGTGCTGGCGCGCACCTTTCCCTCCTTTACGCCTACAACTACCAGCGAAAAGGTGAAGTGAAAGGCGTAGTTTCCCTAGCGGGTCCAACGGACTTTTCCGATGAAAAATTGGTATTGGAGATGGTCAAAAAGAACCATCCATTGATTAAGCAGATTGAATTGATGGCAGGCATCGGCATTAGCCGTCTTTTCCCACTGCCAGTTCCGGAGCAATTCATCAACGCAAGTCCATTGCACAACATCGAAAATCCGATTCCTACCCTCCTTATCCATGGTACTGAAGATAAAACAGTGGATATCTCACAGAGTGTAGCACTTTCCAAGGTGCTTACCGAGAAAAAAATAGCGAACGAATTCATCAAATTGGAATCCGCCAGCCATATGTTGGGTCTATTTGAGACCGAGGATAAATACAACCTTACAAACCTGTTAATCAATTGGGTAGAAAAAAACAATTAA
- a CDS encoding TetR/AcrR family transcriptional regulator produces the protein MGLTERKQRQQQELKERIIQSSREIVENEGWAALSIRKIADAIEYSVPVIYKHFENKEAIASYFVIEGFEILEAKITAEVNREANAASQIKSMAKAYWFFAVENPKHYEIMFGLGIPSCEMTVESMEIKAVSDSMLAIIDTAIAESGKKGIDRYLKLRTLWSILHGIVALELLQVENRPNVCPSEVLKDAMDGYVKSILL, from the coding sequence ATGGGACTGACAGAAAGAAAGCAGAGACAACAGCAGGAATTGAAGGAACGCATCATCCAGAGTTCACGGGAAATCGTGGAAAATGAAGGATGGGCTGCGCTTTCCATTCGTAAGATTGCCGACGCCATCGAGTATTCTGTCCCGGTTATCTACAAGCATTTCGAAAACAAAGAAGCCATTGCTTCCTATTTCGTGATCGAGGGATTTGAGATTCTGGAAGCTAAAATCACGGCCGAGGTGAATCGGGAAGCCAATGCCGCTTCGCAGATCAAATCCATGGCAAAGGCCTATTGGTTTTTTGCTGTGGAAAATCCGAAGCACTATGAGATTATGTTCGGATTAGGCATCCCTTCCTGTGAAATGACGGTGGAATCCATGGAAATCAAGGCGGTTTCCGATAGCATGCTGGCCATCATTGACACCGCTATTGCCGAAAGTGGAAAAAAAGGAATCGATCGGTACCTTAAACTCCGGACCCTATGGTCCATTCTGCACGGGATTGTTGCACTGGAATTGCTGCAGGTAGAAAACAGACCCAATGTGTGCCCTTCCGAAGTTTTGAAGGACGCCATGGATGGCTATGTAAAATCAATTTTATTATAA
- a CDS encoding DUF805 domain-containing protein — protein sequence MNYIIDPFRNMFKFSGKSSLREFWYFYGFVWLGYFALSIVGNRIGPEWLKYALVGVTFLPMLALGFRRLQDAGINRWYFLIPGANIYLAAMPKEDVKIERTVTS from the coding sequence ATGAACTACATCATCGATCCATTCAGGAATATGTTTAAGTTTTCAGGTAAGTCATCACTACGCGAATTTTGGTACTTCTATGGGTTCGTGTGGCTGGGTTACTTCGCACTGAGCATTGTTGGTAACCGTATCGGTCCAGAATGGTTAAAATATGCTTTGGTAGGGGTTACCTTCCTTCCGATGTTAGCCCTTGGCTTTCGCAGGTTGCAGGATGCCGGCATCAACCGTTGGTATTTCCTCATTCCTGGAGCGAATATTTATTTGGCGGCCATGCCGAAAGAAGATGTGAAGATCGAGCGCACTGTTACTTCTTAA
- a CDS encoding patatin-like phospholipase family protein: MNFLKSKRKVSLVLGSGGARGLVQIGVIRSLEEKGYEIDEVVGCSIGSLIGAAYVEGKLDDLEEWMRSFTRRQVFKLMDFNNFKFGLLKGQRVFESLKDIFPDKPIEDMRLPFRAIATDMLNEKEMVFEKGSVYKAIRASIAIPAVFTSIESDDWNLVDGGVLNPLPINYVRRKRRNIIVAVNLDGKPDKDYGPVVPGKGLNALSMLQESYFLMRRRLTQLSVELYKPDYVINVPHNIAGLWDYDKASYMIEKGMELTNQVVPDCSVKKKALKKKGKEKVAI; the protein is encoded by the coding sequence ATGAACTTTTTGAAAAGCAAGCGTAAAGTATCCTTGGTTTTGGGGAGCGGGGGCGCCAGAGGTTTGGTTCAGATCGGTGTCATCCGCAGTTTGGAGGAAAAGGGTTATGAAATTGATGAAGTAGTCGGCTGTTCCATAGGATCGTTGATCGGTGCGGCGTATGTTGAAGGGAAACTGGATGATCTGGAGGAGTGGATGCGCAGTTTCACCCGACGGCAGGTTTTCAAACTGATGGATTTCAACAATTTCAAGTTTGGCTTGCTTAAAGGGCAGCGCGTCTTCGAATCCTTAAAGGATATTTTCCCGGATAAACCGATCGAGGATATGCGTCTTCCATTTCGCGCAATTGCGACCGATATGCTGAACGAGAAGGAAATGGTTTTTGAAAAGGGAAGTGTCTATAAAGCGATCCGCGCATCGATTGCTATCCCGGCAGTATTTACCAGTATCGAGAGTGACGATTGGAATTTGGTCGATGGCGGGGTTTTGAATCCGCTGCCGATCAATTATGTGCGCCGGAAGCGTCGCAATATCATCGTTGCGGTCAATCTGGACGGGAAGCCGGACAAGGATTATGGGCCAGTGGTTCCGGGAAAGGGGTTGAATGCGCTCTCCATGCTTCAGGAATCCTATTTCCTGATGCGGAGAAGGCTTACCCAATTGAGCGTTGAATTATACAAGCCCGATTATGTCATCAATGTACCGCACAATATTGCGGGCCTGTGGGATTATGATAAAGCCTCTTACATGATCGAGAAGGGAATGGAGCTGACAAATCAGGTCGTTCCGGATTGCTCCGTCAAGAAAAAGGCTTTAAAGAAGAAAGGGAAGGAAAAGGTCGCTATTTAG
- a CDS encoding endonuclease/exonuclease/phosphatase family protein: MKRIFYFLLITLAFIGIPLIVFYLWASSGTSEESAISGIKQLPNTAQRTEFPGDSTVSIMTYNIGYLSGMTNNLSVKANKEFHDANMAVMKDYLKGNQPDIIAFQEIDYGSKRSFETDQEQEIAQGIYPFAARAVNWNKNYLPFPHWPISVHFRKVISGQSVISKFPITEQQIDTLSRVQDEPFYYRDFYLNRLAQICTLKVGNQQIMVINVHLEAFDRDTRQIHSERVLKLFQDYSQKFPTIIVGDFNSDPNEDESTIRSFFDQGIASAAVQGDINLFTYPADKPDVRIDYIFYSPHFELLESKVVKEVGDISDHLPVYAKLKLKPF, translated from the coding sequence ATGAAGCGTATATTTTATTTTTTATTGATCACCCTGGCCTTCATCGGCATTCCGTTAATTGTCTTCTACCTTTGGGCAAGTTCCGGAACATCGGAGGAAAGTGCTATTAGCGGGATAAAACAGCTTCCGAACACGGCACAACGCACCGAATTCCCTGGGGACTCCACGGTCAGCATCATGACCTATAATATCGGTTACCTGAGCGGCATGACGAACAACCTTTCCGTTAAGGCCAACAAGGAGTTCCATGACGCCAATATGGCCGTCATGAAAGATTATCTAAAGGGAAACCAGCCGGACATCATTGCATTCCAGGAGATCGACTACGGGTCGAAGCGCAGCTTTGAAACCGACCAGGAGCAGGAAATCGCACAGGGCATTTACCCGTTTGCCGCAAGAGCGGTGAACTGGAACAAAAATTACCTTCCCTTTCCGCACTGGCCAATTTCGGTGCATTTCCGAAAGGTCATCTCCGGACAATCGGTCATTTCCAAGTTCCCGATTACAGAGCAACAAATCGATACGCTATCCCGCGTGCAGGACGAACCCTTCTATTACAGGGATTTCTACCTGAACCGTTTGGCACAGATCTGTACCCTAAAGGTAGGGAACCAGCAGATCATGGTCATCAATGTTCACCTAGAAGCTTTTGATCGCGATACCCGTCAGATTCACTCGGAAAGAGTCTTGAAATTATTTCAGGATTATAGCCAGAAATTCCCAACCATCATTGTGGGGGATTTCAACAGCGACCCGAATGAGGACGAATCAACGATTAGGTCTTTCTTTGATCAGGGTATTGCATCGGCAGCAGTACAGGGAGATATAAATCTCTTTACCTACCCTGCCGACAAACCCGATGTTCGGATAGACTATATTTTTTACAGTCCGCATTTCGAACTGTTGGAAAGTAAAGTTGTAAAAGAAGTGGGTGATATCTCAGATCATTTGCCCGTATATGCGAAGCTGAAACTAAAGCCTTTTTAA
- a CDS encoding lysophospholipid acyltransferase family protein — protein sequence MKEKLVYGLLYLISLLPFWCLYLLSDFLFFLIYYVIGYRKKVVFDNLRKSFPEKSEAEIKDIAYKFYRYFPDLLVESVKMASISKDEVIKRIELINPEEVYQYTEQGKGVIGVTSHYGNWELGIHRISIMMDVPELIIYKPLNNKIFNEVHNTIRTRFGATMVPMKQILRHIIKLKNEPHISMFVADQTPTYQDSDYFMEFLNQEALVYTGTERIARLTKFPVVFCEIRRKKKRGYYSCRFTTLVENPDDFPEHEITHIHNRFTEQVIREEPQYWLWSHRRWKRKRRN from the coding sequence ATGAAGGAAAAATTGGTTTATGGGCTATTGTATCTGATCTCACTATTGCCGTTCTGGTGCCTATACCTGCTCTCCGACTTCCTATTTTTCCTGATCTATTACGTCATCGGCTACCGAAAAAAGGTCGTTTTCGACAACCTTCGGAAATCTTTTCCTGAGAAATCCGAAGCAGAAATCAAGGATATTGCCTACAAATTCTACCGATACTTTCCGGATCTATTGGTGGAATCGGTAAAAATGGCCAGTATTTCGAAAGATGAAGTGATCAAGCGCATTGAATTGATCAATCCGGAGGAGGTCTATCAGTATACGGAACAGGGAAAGGGCGTTATCGGCGTGACCTCGCATTATGGCAATTGGGAATTGGGCATCCATCGGATTTCCATTATGATGGACGTTCCGGAGCTCATCATCTACAAACCCCTGAATAATAAAATCTTCAACGAAGTGCACAATACCATCAGGACGCGCTTTGGGGCGACGATGGTTCCCATGAAGCAGATCCTCCGGCATATTATAAAATTGAAAAATGAGCCGCATATTAGTATGTTTGTAGCGGATCAGACACCGACCTACCAAGATTCGGATTATTTCATGGAATTCTTGAACCAGGAGGCCTTGGTTTATACAGGTACGGAGCGGATTGCTCGCCTGACCAAGTTTCCGGTGGTGTTTTGTGAAATACGGAGAAAAAAGAAAAGGGGCTACTATTCCTGCAGGTTTACGACCTTGGTGGAAAACCCCGATGATTTTCCAGAACATGAGATCACGCATATCCACAACCGTTTTACGGAGCAGGTCATCCGCGAGGAGCCGCAATATTGGCTGTGGTCGCATCGACGCTGGAAACGAAAAAGAAGAAATTAA
- a CDS encoding WbqC family protein yields the protein MSKGILLPALFLPNISYFHVIKNHEEPILIEQFENFPKQTFRTRAKIATANGTLDLIVPTVHGKRMHVPMKDIRINYDHPWQRLHWLSLQTAYRSSPYFEYYEDDFAPFFEKKFEFLLDFNVQQLEMMLKMLKLKRDISFTDSYQYAEGEMDYRNVFRPKSNPLQNPAKPYYQLFEENNGFRSNLSAVDLLFNHGPQAKNFL from the coding sequence ATGTCCAAAGGAATCCTATTACCAGCGTTATTTTTGCCCAATATCAGTTACTTCCATGTGATTAAGAATCATGAGGAACCGATATTGATCGAGCAGTTTGAGAATTTTCCGAAACAAACTTTCCGTACCCGCGCAAAGATCGCTACGGCCAATGGCACACTTGACCTGATCGTACCGACGGTTCACGGCAAGCGCATGCACGTGCCGATGAAGGATATCCGCATCAATTACGATCACCCTTGGCAGCGCCTGCACTGGTTGAGCTTGCAGACTGCTTACCGCAGTTCGCCCTATTTTGAATATTATGAAGATGATTTCGCGCCATTCTTCGAGAAGAAATTCGAATTCCTGTTGGACTTCAATGTGCAACAGCTGGAAATGATGCTGAAGATGTTGAAATTGAAACGCGATATCTCGTTTACGGATAGCTATCAATATGCGGAAGGGGAGATGGATTACCGCAATGTGTTCCGTCCGAAATCGAACCCTCTGCAGAACCCTGCGAAACCCTATTACCAACTTTTCGAAGAAAACAATGGCTTTCGGTCAAACCTAAGTGCTGTGGATCTTCTTTTCAATCATGGGCCACAGGCGAAAAATTTTTTATAA
- a CDS encoding alpha/beta fold hydrolase: MAERIIKSNKIRIGDISISYFIKKATETPEKTIIFLHGFPFNKNMWREQLESLEDNITGIAIDIRGHGNTTKGHGYFSIDVFAKDLGVFIRKLEIDKAVLCGISMGGYIALRAYQLFPEKISGLILCDTHSKADDDAGKQKRFDAIQAVLNHGRRPYAIGFVSNVFAKNSIERKPEAVELIKSSIRRNSIDSICATLLALASRTDTSSVLKDIKVPTLIIRGKDDKITPEELMQEMADQIKGSTFHQIADSGHLPNMEHPEEFNLHMNKLLQEVKAK; the protein is encoded by the coding sequence ATGGCCGAACGTATAATTAAAAGCAATAAAATCAGAATTGGGGACATTTCCATCTCCTACTTCATCAAGAAAGCAACTGAAACGCCTGAAAAGACGATCATCTTCCTACATGGATTTCCATTCAACAAGAATATGTGGCGCGAGCAATTGGAGAGCCTGGAGGATAATATCACCGGAATTGCCATCGATATCCGTGGGCATGGCAACACGACCAAGGGACATGGCTACTTTTCGATCGATGTTTTTGCGAAAGACCTCGGGGTCTTTATCCGCAAACTGGAAATCGATAAGGCTGTTTTATGCGGCATCTCCATGGGCGGATACATCGCCCTGCGTGCCTATCAGCTGTTCCCGGAGAAGATTTCAGGATTGATATTATGTGACACCCATAGCAAAGCAGATGATGATGCTGGCAAACAAAAGCGTTTCGATGCCATCCAGGCGGTGCTTAACCACGGCAGAAGACCGTATGCCATCGGTTTTGTCAGCAATGTATTCGCCAAGAACAGTATCGAACGGAAACCAGAGGCTGTCGAGTTGATCAAGAGCAGTATCCGCCGGAACAGTATCGATTCGATATGCGCTACCCTGTTGGCCCTAGCCTCCAGGACAGATACCAGTTCGGTACTGAAGGACATCAAGGTGCCGACGCTGATTATCCGCGGTAAGGACGACAAAATAACACCGGAGGAGTTGATGCAGGAAATGGCGGATCAGATAAAAGGATCCACTTTCCATCAGATTGCCGACAGCGGACACCTGCCGAACATGGAACATCCTGAGGAGTTCAACCTGCACATGAATAAATTATTACAGGAAGTGAAGGCTAAATAG
- a CDS encoding nitroreductase family protein has protein sequence MNLLQDLQWRYATKKMTGAPVDQEKVDYITEAARLAPTSSGLHPFKIIEISNPDIKKEIQPLAYNQSQIVDASHLLIFAAYDEYTQERVDSVFQQQAEERNLPHGFADDYKNSLFARFQQQTKDQHFEHAARQAYIGFGLAIAAAAEQRIDATPMEGFDNAALDQYLGLNELGLRSVTILALGHRDTENDWLVNLKKVRIAKENFIINK, from the coding sequence ATGAACTTATTACAAGACTTACAATGGAGATACGCTACTAAAAAAATGACTGGCGCTCCTGTAGACCAAGAAAAAGTTGACTACATCACTGAGGCTGCGCGCTTAGCCCCTACCTCATCAGGTCTTCATCCATTCAAGATCATTGAAATCAGCAACCCAGATATTAAAAAGGAAATTCAACCGCTTGCCTATAACCAATCGCAAATTGTTGACGCATCACACCTTTTGATCTTTGCAGCATACGATGAATATACACAAGAACGTGTTGATTCCGTATTCCAACAACAAGCGGAAGAACGCAACTTGCCGCATGGTTTCGCAGATGACTATAAGAACAGTTTATTTGCTCGTTTTCAACAGCAGACCAAGGATCAACATTTTGAGCATGCTGCCCGCCAAGCCTATATTGGTTTTGGATTGGCCATTGCCGCAGCGGCAGAACAACGTATTGACGCGACCCCGATGGAAGGATTCGACAATGCTGCTCTTGACCAATACTTAGGATTGAACGAACTGGGTCTTCGCTCGGTAACCATCCTGGCACTGGGCCACAGAGACACGGAGAATGACTGGTTGGTGAACCTGAAAAAGGTGCGCATTGCCAAAGAAAACTTCATCATCAACAAATAG
- a CDS encoding sugar O-acetyltransferase, translated as MTSKEKMKAGEPYIASGDELFKERQHAKVELQKFNGMDPTKIKARNKILKQLLGKTGQRFFFEPPFLCDYGYNIEVGENFYANYNLTILDCAKVSIGDDVMIAPNVSLFTAGHPVDAELRVAGWEFALPITIGNRVWIGGQTVINPGVTIGDNTVIGSGSVVTKDIPSNVVAAGNPCRVIREIGEQDKIYYAKGRKFDLHEEKS; from the coding sequence ATGACATCAAAAGAAAAAATGAAAGCCGGTGAGCCCTATATAGCCAGTGGCGACGAACTGTTCAAGGAAAGACAACATGCGAAGGTGGAACTCCAGAAATTCAATGGCATGGATCCCACCAAGATCAAGGCCAGGAACAAGATCTTAAAGCAGCTGCTCGGAAAAACAGGACAACGATTCTTTTTTGAACCGCCATTTCTTTGCGATTATGGCTACAACATTGAAGTTGGCGAGAATTTCTACGCGAATTACAACCTGACGATCCTGGACTGTGCCAAAGTCAGCATAGGTGATGATGTCATGATCGCTCCGAATGTTAGCCTATTCACGGCAGGGCATCCCGTGGATGCGGAACTGCGTGTTGCCGGTTGGGAATTTGCCCTTCCGATAACCATCGGGAATAGGGTTTGGATAGGTGGACAAACCGTCATCAACCCCGGTGTTACCATCGGCGACAATACGGTAATCGGTTCCGGTTCTGTGGTCACCAAGGACATCCCCTCGAATGTGGTCGCCGCAGGGAATCCTTGCCGCGTTATTCGGGAAATCGGAGAACAGGACAAGATCTATTATGCGAAAGGTCGGAAATTTGACCTGCATGAGGAAAAATCATAA
- a CDS encoding TonB-dependent receptor, producing the protein MSALKTSLLLSFFIILSGISYAQSIKLSGRITDIQGNPLPEANVKIKPAQAKSDANGQYSLAVPAIGQYEVEVILMGFEKINQSITVQGDNQALDFKLLPADYQIQEVMISTQKRVQNKIDVPITIDVLGGQKLNKLNLQELNELSAFTPGVQLEIQSANNPAFAIRGITSDNLDPRSQPRVSLSMDAVSISRPSLAVAELYDMERVEIAKGPQGTLLGRSAQIGAINLIRKKPVKDQLVDFKAQYGNYNKRLINGMYNYGSETSAFANRFAFAYNAQDGFVKNLSGGRLNGKNTLAFRNSSRFFLKNDGTMDLVLSYQRDDAPGTSFKSGVWRPKNGDLKPSTFADLDRGKDLGIERDVYSATFLQDHKLSDTWTLSTVTGFNRYFARENFDADGTAAPVLNPTDRSYGNQFSQELRLNYDKGSKFNGFVGLNYFFENSKEHVNLRVNEQYLFPAFVSGQISDQIIQQLPSVLKMIPAAEKLNIAQYGGLINPAVNRLFPSQSPLLLNGVPQPTTTLPNLYKIFAQELSSFNIMPFIPEQYRGIANWMIPNGLISPEVLEGLVGTYAPEQAELLNSISSAPLNPNHNESYSMIGKTHSFDIFMDGTYSLTEKLKLTAGIRGTYERITGAYQSQETTDPSIIAQFRNKNNNLLSPVANEWITEFKDYVSYVGRLAMNYKFHPSHNVYATVSKGRRPPVLYVWPGASKNLKPEIVWNYELGVKGVHNNILSYSLAGYYYDWSSFQTTRLVPVDGVIGLQQVAEDAGKARSFGVESSVEYQIMKFMNIYGNYAFVDAKFNDKDSDGNTQLYSGNTFRMTPKHSFTVGMDITQMIDEKKQIYFRPNYSYKSKVYFEDDNREYLSQKGYAIMNATVGIKFFSTAKRTMDISLFGKNILDQKFIMDAGNSGDNIGLPTFVAGARGTYGVSLGVSL; encoded by the coding sequence ATGAGTGCACTAAAAACCAGTTTATTACTTTCCTTTTTCATTATCCTTTCTGGGATTTCCTATGCCCAGAGCATCAAATTATCCGGCAGGATTACCGATATCCAAGGCAATCCCCTTCCGGAGGCAAACGTAAAAATCAAACCGGCACAGGCGAAATCCGATGCCAATGGACAATATAGCCTTGCTGTTCCCGCTATCGGGCAATATGAGGTGGAGGTTATCCTTATGGGTTTCGAAAAGATCAACCAATCCATCACGGTTCAAGGTGATAACCAGGCCCTTGATTTCAAATTGTTACCTGCGGATTATCAGATCCAAGAGGTGATGATCAGTACGCAGAAAAGGGTGCAGAACAAGATCGATGTGCCGATCACGATCGATGTACTTGGTGGCCAAAAGCTGAACAAGTTAAATCTCCAGGAGCTGAACGAATTGTCAGCTTTCACACCAGGTGTCCAATTGGAAATCCAGAGCGCTAACAATCCGGCATTCGCTATCCGTGGTATCACTTCGGACAACTTGGATCCTCGCTCCCAACCACGCGTTTCCCTATCGATGGATGCCGTTTCCATTTCCCGTCCATCGCTCGCCGTTGCGGAGCTGTACGACATGGAGCGTGTTGAGATTGCCAAAGGTCCACAGGGGACATTATTGGGTCGCTCCGCGCAGATCGGCGCCATCAACCTGATCCGCAAAAAACCAGTGAAGGATCAATTGGTAGATTTTAAAGCACAGTACGGTAACTACAACAAACGCCTTATCAATGGTATGTACAACTACGGTTCTGAAACATCAGCTTTTGCGAACCGTTTTGCATTCGCTTACAATGCACAAGATGGCTTTGTCAAGAACCTTTCCGGCGGAAGATTAAATGGCAAGAACACGCTTGCATTCCGTAACTCCAGTCGTTTTTTCCTGAAGAATGACGGGACAATGGACTTGGTACTGAGCTACCAGCGCGACGATGCACCAGGGACCTCTTTCAAGAGCGGTGTATGGAGACCGAAGAATGGTGACCTGAAGCCATCCACCTTTGCCGACCTAGACAGAGGCAAGGATTTGGGAATCGAACGGGATGTGTACAGTGCGACTTTCCTTCAGGATCACAAACTCTCCGACACTTGGACGTTATCTACGGTAACGGGCTTTAACCGCTACTTCGCTCGCGAAAACTTTGACGCAGACGGAACAGCAGCGCCAGTTTTAAATCCTACGGATCGCTCATACGGCAATCAGTTCTCGCAAGAATTGCGCTTGAACTATGATAAAGGTTCGAAATTCAATGGATTTGTCGGCCTAAATTATTTCTTCGAGAACTCCAAAGAGCATGTAAACCTAAGGGTCAATGAACAATATCTGTTCCCGGCTTTTGTTTCAGGTCAGATCAGTGACCAAATTATTCAACAGTTACCCAGTGTGTTGAAAATGATTCCTGCCGCTGAAAAATTGAACATCGCTCAATATGGCGGATTGATCAATCCAGCGGTGAACAGATTGTTCCCGTCACAGTCCCCATTATTGCTCAACGGTGTTCCACAACCGACGACTACGCTCCCAAATCTATACAAGATTTTTGCGCAGGAGTTGAGTTCATTCAACATTATGCCTTTTATTCCAGAGCAATATCGCGGCATAGCAAACTGGATGATTCCAAACGGTTTAATCAGTCCAGAGGTATTGGAAGGCTTAGTGGGTACGTATGCGCCGGAACAAGCAGAGTTGCTCAACAGCATCTCCTCAGCGCCATTGAACCCAAACCACAATGAATCGTACAGCATGATCGGAAAGACCCATTCCTTTGATATCTTCATGGATGGAACCTATTCCCTGACCGAGAAATTAAAACTTACTGCCGGTATCCGCGGTACCTACGAGCGTATCACGGGTGCTTACCAATCGCAGGAAACGACAGACCCAAGCATCATCGCGCAGTTCAGGAACAAGAACAACAACTTGCTTTCGCCCGTTGCCAATGAATGGATTACCGAGTTCAAGGACTATGTCTCCTATGTTGGCCGTTTGGCGATGAACTATAAGTTCCACCCTTCCCACAACGTCTATGCTACGGTTTCGAAAGGCCGTAGACCTCCGGTATTGTATGTATGGCCAGGTGCTAGCAAAAACCTGAAACCTGAAATCGTATGGAACTATGAATTGGGCGTTAAAGGGGTGCACAACAATATCCTTTCGTACTCCCTAGCCGGATATTACTACGATTGGTCCAGCTTCCAGACCACCCGTTTGGTCCCTGTTGATGGGGTAATCGGTTTGCAGCAGGTTGCTGAAGATGCCGGAAAGGCGAGATCTTTTGGTGTGGAATCAAGCGTGGAATACCAGATTATGAAGTTCATGAACATCTACGGAAATTACGCTTTTGTGGACGCGAAATTCAATGACAAGGATTCCGATGGAAATACGCAATTGTATTCCGGAAACACCTTCAGAATGACGCCAAAGCACAGCTTTACCGTTGGAATGGACATCACACAGATGATCGACGAGAAAAAACAGATCTACTTCAGACCGAATTACAGCTATAAATCAAAAGTCTATTTTGAGGATGACAACCGCGAATACCTCTCCCAAAAAGGGTACGCCATCATGAATGCAACAGTAGGTATTAAATTTTTCAGTACGGCTAAGAGAACCATGGATATCTCCCTATTCGGAAAGAATATCTTGGATCAGAAATTCATCATGGACGCTGGAAACTCAGGTGATAATATCGGTTTGCCAACCTTCGTGGCAGGCGCGAGAGGAACCTACGGTGTATCACTTGGTGTAAGTCTATAA